The Geomonas ferrireducens DNA segment ATTAGTCCAGAACCACACTGAATTTAACAGGAAGGATTGATACATGGATGACGTCTTCGTGCATGCTCACGGCATCTGCGAAAGCAGGCAGATCGGCAGTGGAACGCGGATCTGGGCTTTTGCACATGTGCTCCCGGGAGCGAAAATCGGCAAGAACTGCAACATCTGCGACAACGTTTTCATTGAAAACGACGTCGTCATTGGCGACGACGTGACCATCAAATGTGGCGTGCAAATCTGGGACGGCCTGCGCATAGGCGACAAAGTTTTCATCGGCCCAAACGCCACCTTCACTAACGATATCTTCCCGCGATCGAAAGAATACCCCGAGGCCTTTGCTCAAACGTGCATTGGCGATGGTGCGTCGATAGGTGCCAATGCGACAATCCTTCCGGGACTGAAGATAGGTGCCAAGGCGATGATCGGTGCGGGGGCCGTGGTGACGAAGAACGTGCCGCCCAATGCCATTGTCACCGGAAACCCCGCAACGATAAGCGGCTACGTCAACATAAGCAGGGAGAAGGTCAGAAGTTTCACCGCTGGTGCACCTGACTTGCAGTCTGTGACGGAACCCGTGAGTCTGCAGGTCGGCGGGGCTGTGCTCTACCCGCTGCCACGCTTCTCAGACATGAGAGGGGAACTCTCCCCGATCGATTTCGGAAAAGACCTCCCCTTTAACCCAACGCGGCACTTTCTGGTTTTCAATGTTCCGGGAGGAAAGGTGCGCGGCGAACATGCCCACAAGGTCTGCGCCCAGTTTTTGATGGTGATCAGGGGCAAGGTCAGCATAGTCCTCGACGACGGTAATGATACCTGCGAAGTCTCACTTGATAGCCCGTCCGCCGGAGTGTATCTGCCGCCGAATGTCTGGGGCATCCAGTACAAATTCACCCACGATGCGATTTTGTCGGTGTACGCATCTCACCCCTATGATCCTGAGGACTATATCCGTTCTTACGAGGAATATCTTTCTTACATTCCGAATAAGGACATGCAGGGATAAGATCCGGGCGTTAAAGGTACCTTGAAATGAAATTGCGTAAGGAAGCTGTTGCGGATGTTGCCTTTCCGTTGCTGATACTCACCATCCAGAACCTGTTGGTCTTTAGCGGACATTACTTCAACCACTATCTCTTCCCCTGGGATTTCGCCCAGGCATACTACGGGTTCACGGCATTCTGGACCTCTGCCGTGGATCAGGGGCTTTTCCCGCAATGGGTGCCGTTTCAAGCCATGGGGTACCCTCTGGCTTTGAACCTTCAATCGGGGCTTTACTATCCCCCGCTCTGGATTTTTCCCGCACTTGGCCTGCCATATACTCTCACAGCCGCCGTCATACTGCAGTGCTTACATGTTCTTTTCGGGGGCTTCGGGATGTTCTTCCTTCTCCGGCTGAAATTGGGGGGGCGCATGATACCGCTGATCGGTGCCCTTATGTTCCAGTTCTTCGGAGGTTTCTATTCCAATGCCGAACATGTCGACATCATCAGAGCCTTTGCCTTCATGCCTTGGCTTTTGTTCGTCTTTTCCTTCGAACCTGAGGGCGGGGAGGGAAACTTCAGGCCAATCTGGCAGCAATACCTTTTCGGGAATAAGCCGAGGAACCTGTTCATTCCGCTTTTTATCTATCTGATGGCGACCGGAGGATACCCTGGAAATTTCATCTCCGGGCTGTTCATGCTTGCGATCTATGTCGTGCTGCAAACGTGTCGAAGCTACATTGCTTCGAGGTCCCTCGTCGGATCGGGCTCTATAGCCCTTCCTGCATTGCTGCTTACCATTGTGGGGCTTGCCATGTCCATCGTCCACCTCGGACCGACATGGGTGGAGAAGGCAAGTCTCACCCGAGAGCAGACGTCGGCCACCATCCAGAAAATGGGATTGTGGCTGACAGAGATCCCAACGCTTTACCTCTCGAATGCGTCGCTGCCGAGCGAAATTTCGATGACTTCCTGCTACGTCACTTTGCCCGCTGTGATCCTATGTTTCTTCCTGCCCTTCCAGAAGTTAAAGGAATACTGGATCGAAGTCGTACTGTTAGTTCTTGCGCTGTTGATGGTGCCAGGCCCACGTAGCCCGTTCTTCACCCTCATCACAAAAGTTCTCCCGCCACTGAACTATTCCAGGTTCCCGACGAGCGACTACCGTATCTTCATTGGGGTGATTCTTATCCTTTTGGCTGCCGTAGCTTTGAAATCGTTGTCTCATGCGCCTCAAGGGTTAGCTGCGCTGCTGACCAGAGCGTCGGCTTCAATTGTCTTCATCGGTTCCGGGTACTTTTACTTTCAGAGCATCGATCCTTTGCTTTCGGTTTCATCGCTTCAATTTGCAGCCTTTCTGGCTGTTTCCGTACTGACCCTCGCGGTGCTTCTTAGTGTCGCCATGAAGCGGTGGATCCCCATTGACGCAGCGTTGGTACTCCTTGCCCTGCTTGTTTTGGGAGACGGCTTCCGGGTCCTTCCAAAGATAGAGTTGCACAGGCCTGGAGTTACCATAAGTGCCTGGCGTGATGGAGACTCTTATTCGGGCTACAAGGCTTACGGGTACCCCCTTGGTGCCGGTAGAAAACTCGCCATATACGAAGCGCTTAAGAACTCTCCGCCTTCACGTCCGCGGCGTATTGACGCAAAGGACAACTTGCTTTTCCCTTGGGCCGGGTATCTGACGGCAAACTATATGACTTCCGACCTTGGCGGAACCAAGATGACGGCACGGGAGGAGATTGAAAGACATCCTCTTACGAAAGAGATCATGATAAGCCCGTGGAGTATACTGTTGCTGCGGCACGGCCAACCTGCCCCTTTGGCACCGAATGAGAGCGTTGATCAGAAAGCCTACGGTATCAATGAAATCGCTTACGAGATATCACTGGAGAGCCCACGGTTGATGGTGGAGAATGAGATCTATTTTAAAGGATGGGTGGCTGATTTGAGAGCAGCTAACTCGGAACTCAAAATAGCTGCAACGAGTATAGGGGAAGGGCTAAGAGCGTGGGATCTGCCTTCAGGAAAATACCGTATGGTTGCCCACTTTGAGTTTCCCAATCTCAACGTGTATCGAGCTGTGAGCATTTCCGCATTTTTGCTGTGGCTGGTGATTTGCGGCCTTAGAATAGTTGAACCTGCCCCACGCGGGGCAGGTTCAACTTGTTGTTAAATATTCTCACTTCATCCGGATCTTGATTTAAAGTAAAGCCTCGCTTGGCTACTTTGTCCCGTTTTGCTTGAGATGAGGCCAAGGTTTAGGCTTGGGCTCCTTCCCCTGTGTCGTCGCAAAGCTCAGACATGATCTTTCCGACCTTTCCCTGAAAGGCTGATTGCGAGAAGTTGCAAGTAACGAATTCCCTTGCCTTGTCCCGGATACTCTCCCACAGTTGCTGGTTGCGGTGCAACTCCGAGACGGCGTGTGCAAAGTCAGTGTGGTTATCCGCTATCATGATGCTTTCCCTGTCAACCAGGCCGATCCCCTCCGCGCCAACTGAGGTAGTCACAACAGGAATGCCGTAATTGGCAGCTTCGATGATTTTGC contains these protein-coding regions:
- a CDS encoding WxcM-like domain-containing protein, encoding MDDVFVHAHGICESRQIGSGTRIWAFAHVLPGAKIGKNCNICDNVFIENDVVIGDDVTIKCGVQIWDGLRIGDKVFIGPNATFTNDIFPRSKEYPEAFAQTCIGDGASIGANATILPGLKIGAKAMIGAGAVVTKNVPPNAIVTGNPATISGYVNISREKVRSFTAGAPDLQSVTEPVSLQVGGAVLYPLPRFSDMRGELSPIDFGKDLPFNPTRHFLVFNVPGGKVRGEHAHKVCAQFLMVIRGKVSIVLDDGNDTCEVSLDSPSAGVYLPPNVWGIQYKFTHDAILSVYASHPYDPEDYIRSYEEYLSYIPNKDMQG